A window from Candidatus Paceibacterota bacterium encodes these proteins:
- a CDS encoding site-specific DNA-methyltransferase: protein MQITDIKPYKNNAKEHPVEQLTKLAAIVKEVGWRQPVIVNQQGVIVVGHGRFATWEKYKDELKPIWIMDDIGKNVFGGPETAPLTEAQETAYRLADNKLNESDWIMGLVITDLKLLQIAGFDITITGFTKDLLVEDDEKDDVVPETPVEPKSKIGDVYQLGPHTIACGDSTEEESWKKIMQGRKADCVFTDPPYNVNYSGRGENTSQKILNDNMADVAFDTFLEAVFARIAESAKGGAGWYVFHSTSTQAQFESALKKQGMSVHNQLIWNKPTASMGWGDYRWKHEPFFYVSKEGVKAVFYGDRRNHTVLNFHDSDQKILNWAKRQRKLETEGKLTIWTMKRDRVSEYKHPTQKPVELITYALFNSSKVDDLIADPFLGSGSTLIACHKTSRACAGIELDPKFVDVVVQRWVDYTGIESIIKNGQPENWLKTTHE from the coding sequence ATGCAAATCACTGACATAAAACCATACAAAAATAATGCCAAAGAGCATCCTGTCGAACAGCTCACCAAGCTCGCCGCAATCGTGAAGGAGGTAGGCTGGAGACAGCCTGTAATTGTGAATCAGCAAGGTGTGATCGTTGTAGGTCACGGAAGATTTGCGACATGGGAAAAATACAAAGACGAGCTGAAGCCGATATGGATCATGGACGACATCGGAAAAAATGTGTTTGGCGGTCCCGAGACAGCTCCTCTCACTGAAGCACAAGAGACTGCCTACAGATTAGCGGACAACAAGCTCAATGAGAGCGACTGGATCATGGGACTAGTCATCACTGACCTAAAGTTACTGCAAATTGCAGGCTTCGACATAACAATCACCGGCTTCACCAAAGACCTGCTTGTTGAAGACGATGAGAAAGATGATGTCGTGCCTGAAACTCCTGTAGAGCCTAAGAGCAAGATAGGCGACGTGTATCAGCTCGGTCCGCACACGATCGCATGCGGAGACTCAACCGAGGAAGAATCATGGAAGAAAATAATGCAGGGCAGAAAAGCTGATTGCGTTTTTACTGATCCGCCATACAACGTCAATTATTCGGGGCGTGGCGAGAATACCAGCCAGAAAATTCTCAACGACAATATGGCAGATGTGGCATTCGATACATTCCTCGAAGCCGTGTTCGCTCGGATAGCCGAGTCTGCAAAAGGCGGAGCCGGATGGTACGTCTTCCACTCAACCTCAACGCAGGCGCAGTTTGAATCAGCTCTGAAGAAGCAGGGAATGTCGGTCCATAACCAACTCATATGGAATAAGCCAACGGCATCTATGGGCTGGGGAGATTACCGATGGAAGCATGAGCCGTTCTTCTACGTTTCAAAGGAAGGAGTGAAAGCTGTCTTCTACGGGGATCGAAGAAATCATACGGTCCTGAACTTTCATGACAGCGATCAGAAGATTCTCAACTGGGCGAAGCGACAGCGTAAGCTCGAGACAGAGGGAAAGCTCACGATATGGACGATGAAGCGTGATCGAGTGAGCGAATACAAGCATCCGACTCAAAAGCCAGTGGAACTCATCACTTATGCACTATTCAATAGCTCAAAGGTCGATGACCTGATTGCCGATCCGTTTCTTGGAAGCGGAAGTACTCTCATTGCCTGCCACAAAACGAGCCGAGCGTGTGCAGGCATTGAGCTTGATCCGAAGTTTGTGGATGTAGTGGTTCAGCGATGGGTCGACTACACCGGAATCGAATCGATCATTAAAAACGGTCAGCCGGAAAACTGGCTAAAAACGACACATGAATAA
- a CDS encoding DUF5681 domain-containing protein: protein MNNQENNNDKPLLIPPVTGQEQVKQDIKSDVVPPDTSGKDQVRDDSGRFKPGFSGNPTGRPSGIKQLTHRVRERLLALEAKDEFGNPLPLEEALAQKIVKLAIEGDPKMIQLVWAYLDGRPPQHIDLTSKGERLAGTMLVTDEDDLRIEELFGFRKLLPSKTTSQENGNDKRPTTGSSISDQPTGNPIPQGEQHSGAYEGTA, encoded by the coding sequence ATGAATAATCAAGAAAATAATAACGATAAACCGCTCCTGATACCGCCTGTAACAGGGCAAGAACAGGTGAAGCAGGACATCAAGTCCGATGTCGTTCCACCTGATACATCAGGAAAAGATCAGGTAAGGGATGATTCTGGTCGCTTCAAGCCAGGCTTTTCAGGAAATCCCACAGGTCGCCCGTCAGGAATAAAACAGCTCACGCACAGGGTACGAGAAAGGCTTCTCGCCCTTGAAGCAAAAGATGAGTTTGGCAATCCACTACCGCTTGAAGAAGCTCTTGCGCAGAAGATTGTAAAACTGGCGATTGAAGGCGATCCGAAAATGATTCAGCTCGTATGGGCATATCTCGATGGAAGACCACCACAGCACATTGATCTAACAAGCAAGGGCGAGAGACTTGCCGGCACAATGCTCGTCACCGATGAAGACGATCTTCGTATAGAAGAATTGTTCGGATTCAGAAAATTACTGCCGTCAAAAACAACATCACAAGAAAATGGAAACGATAAACGACCAACTACTGGAAGTAGCATCTCCGATCAACCAACAGGGAATCCAATTCCTCAAGGGGAGCAACATAGCGGCGCGTACGAAGGCACTGCGTAG